Proteins from a genomic interval of Bradyrhizobium sp. CCGB01:
- the bluB gene encoding 5,6-dimethylbenzimidazole synthase, whose translation MVEFDDTFRQHLRELFVWRRDVRRFRTDPLPEGAIARLIGTACLSPSVGLSQPWRFVTVDDAARRTAVIDDFRACNADALNAYAGERAARYATLKLSGLEQAPGHLAVFADKASDIGHGLGRATMPETTEYSVVAAITAMWLAARADSIGIGWVSILNPARIHTILDVPNTWKFIAYLCIGYPETECDRPELEQAEWEHRRGAEEFTLRR comes from the coding sequence ATGGTCGAGTTCGACGACACCTTCCGCCAACATTTACGCGAACTGTTCGTGTGGCGCCGCGACGTGCGCCGTTTTCGCACCGATCCGTTGCCGGAGGGCGCCATCGCGCGGCTGATCGGGACGGCCTGTCTTTCCCCGTCGGTCGGCCTGAGCCAGCCTTGGCGCTTCGTCACTGTCGATGATGCTGCGCGGCGCACGGCCGTGATCGACGACTTCAGGGCCTGCAACGCCGATGCGTTGAATGCGTATGCCGGCGAACGCGCGGCGCGCTATGCCACGCTGAAACTGTCGGGCCTCGAACAGGCCCCCGGCCACCTTGCCGTGTTCGCGGACAAGGCCAGCGACATCGGTCATGGCCTCGGCCGCGCGACCATGCCGGAGACGACGGAATATTCCGTGGTCGCCGCGATCACCGCGATGTGGCTCGCCGCGCGCGCCGATAGCATCGGCATCGGCTGGGTCTCGATCCTGAATCCCGCGCGCATCCACACCATTCTCGACGTGCCCAATACCTGGAAGTTCATCGCCTATCTCTGCATCGGCTATCCCGAGACTGAATGCGACCGGCCTGAGCTGGAGCAGGCAGAATGGGAACACCGGCGCGGCGCGGAAGAGTTCACGCTGCGGCGCTGA
- the cobW gene encoding cobalamin biosynthesis protein CobW has protein sequence MNSLAKVPVTVVTGFLGSGKTTLIQHLLANPDGKKLAVLVNEFGSEGVDGEILKSCADANCPEENIVELANGCICCTVADDFIPTMEKLLARPVRPDHILIETSGLALPKPLLKAFDWPEIRSRITVDGVIALADAEAVAAGRFAPDPIAVEAQRAADESLDHETPLSEVFEDQIACADIVLLTKADLAGSAGIEAAKAAITAEMPRRVPMLPVTDGAIDARVILGLGAAAENDLAARPSHHDGEEDHEHDDFASVVIDLPEVNDIDTLVASVQRLAREQNVLRAKGYIAVAGKPMRLLLQAVGERVRHQFDKPWGAGSRQSKLVVIGEHGDIDEAAIRSGLGLSGSGI, from the coding sequence ATGAACTCGCTCGCAAAAGTCCCGGTGACGGTGGTCACGGGTTTTCTCGGCTCCGGCAAGACGACGCTGATCCAGCATCTGCTCGCAAACCCTGACGGCAAGAAGCTCGCCGTGCTCGTCAACGAGTTCGGCAGCGAGGGCGTCGACGGCGAGATCCTGAAATCCTGCGCCGATGCGAACTGCCCGGAAGAGAACATCGTCGAGCTCGCCAATGGCTGCATCTGCTGCACCGTCGCCGACGATTTCATCCCGACCATGGAAAAGCTGCTGGCGCGCCCGGTGCGGCCCGATCACATCCTGATCGAGACCTCGGGCCTGGCGCTGCCAAAACCGTTGTTGAAGGCGTTCGACTGGCCGGAGATCCGTTCGCGCATCACGGTCGATGGCGTGATCGCGCTCGCCGATGCGGAAGCCGTTGCCGCCGGCCGGTTTGCGCCGGACCCGATTGCTGTCGAAGCGCAGCGCGCGGCGGACGAGAGTCTGGATCACGAGACGCCGCTGTCGGAAGTGTTCGAGGACCAGATCGCCTGCGCGGACATCGTGCTGCTGACCAAGGCCGATCTCGCCGGCAGCGCAGGCATCGAAGCAGCCAAGGCCGCGATCACCGCCGAGATGCCGCGCCGCGTGCCGATGCTCCCCGTCACGGACGGTGCGATCGATGCGCGCGTCATCCTCGGCCTCGGCGCTGCCGCCGAGAACGATCTCGCCGCGCGCCCCTCGCATCATGACGGCGAGGAAGATCACGAGCATGATGATTTCGCATCCGTCGTGATCGATCTTCCGGAGGTTAATGACATCGACACGCTGGTCGCTTCGGTCCAGCGCCTGGCGCGCGAGCAGAACGTGCTGCGTGCCAAGGGCTATATCGCGGTCGCGGGCAAGCCGATGCGTCTGCTGCTGCAAGCCGTCGGCGAGCGCGTGCGTCACCAGTTCGACAAGCCCTGGGGCGCAGGCAGCAGGCAGTCAAAGCTCGTCGTGATCGGCGAGCACGGCGATATCGACGAGGCCGCGATTAGGTCAGGACTTGGTCTTTCAGGATCTGGCATCTGA
- the cobU gene encoding bifunctional adenosylcobinamide kinase/adenosylcobinamide-phosphate guanylyltransferase, producing MAVILITGGARSGKSKRAEMRTRAFPGQPVYVATAEALDAEMEARIAKHRARRGTDWIEREVPLDLVKVLLATDGGGARLVDCLTLWLSNLMHAERDWEREVTELSGALPRLKSPIVFVTNEVGLGIVPDNALARSFRDAAGIMNQIIAAVADEVEFVVAGLPMKLK from the coding sequence ATGGCCGTCATCTTGATCACGGGCGGAGCGCGATCCGGCAAGAGCAAGCGTGCGGAAATGCGCACGCGCGCTTTTCCCGGACAGCCCGTCTATGTCGCCACGGCCGAGGCGCTCGATGCCGAAATGGAGGCGCGCATTGCGAAGCATCGCGCACGTCGCGGAACCGACTGGATCGAACGCGAAGTGCCGCTCGATCTCGTCAAGGTGCTGCTCGCAACCGACGGCGGCGGTGCAAGGCTGGTGGACTGCCTGACGCTCTGGCTCTCCAACCTGATGCATGCAGAGCGCGACTGGGAACGCGAGGTGACCGAGCTCTCGGGCGCCCTGCCCCGCCTGAAAAGCCCCATCGTCTTCGTCACCAACGAGGTCGGCCTCGGCATCGTGCCCGACAATGCATTGGCGCGCAGCTTTCGTGACGCCGCCGGGATCATGAACCAGATCATCGCGGCCGTTGCTGACGAGGTCGAGTTCGTCGTCGCCGGTCTACCGATGAAATTGAAATGA
- the cobO gene encoding cob(I)yrinic acid a,c-diamide adenosyltransferase translates to MTPEPDTQTAEETDARHAAKMAKKKAARDKIMATKSGEKGLVIVHTGAGKGKSSSAFGMIVRCVAHGFPCAVVQFIKGAWDTGERRLLTGHFGDLCQFHAMGEGFTWETQDRTRDIAAARAGWEKAKELILDSSLRMVVLDEINIALRYDYLDIAEVVEFLTTQKPPMTHVVLTGRNAKDELIEIADLVTEMTLVKHPFRSGIKAQAGVEF, encoded by the coding sequence ATGACGCCTGAACCGGATACCCAAACAGCTGAGGAAACCGACGCCCGCCACGCCGCGAAAATGGCGAAGAAGAAGGCCGCCCGCGACAAGATCATGGCGACCAAGAGCGGCGAAAAGGGCCTCGTCATCGTCCATACCGGCGCCGGCAAGGGCAAGTCCTCCTCCGCCTTCGGCATGATCGTCCGTTGCGTCGCCCATGGCTTCCCCTGCGCCGTCGTGCAGTTCATCAAGGGCGCATGGGATACCGGCGAGCGGCGCCTGCTCACCGGCCATTTCGGCGACCTCTGCCAGTTCCACGCCATGGGCGAAGGCTTCACCTGGGAGACGCAGGACCGCACCCGCGACATCGCCGCCGCGCGTGCCGGCTGGGAGAAAGCCAAGGAGCTGATCCTCGATTCCAGCCTGCGCATGGTCGTGCTCGACGAGATCAACATCGCGCTGCGCTACGACTATCTCGACATCGCCGAAGTGGTCGAGTTCCTGACGACGCAGAAGCCGCCGATGACCCATGTCGTGCTCACCGGGCGCAACGCCAAGGACGAGCTGATCGAGATCGCCGACCTCGTCACCGAGATGACGCTGGTCAAGCATCCGTTCCGCTCCGGCATCAAGGCCCAAGCCGGCGTCGAGTTCTGA
- the cbiB gene encoding adenosylcobinamide-phosphate synthase CbiB, producing the protein MGFAGAMVVAMAVDALLGWPSWLFARIGHPVTWLGRLIAAVDTAWNRASDPPALRRAAGIAGALVVIALAVALGWVLQSLLPSGWIQIVLVGVLAWPLVALRSLHDHVAAVAAPLQAGDIAAAREAVSRIVGRDPAALDEAGIARAAIESLAENASDGIVAPVFWGALFGLPGILGYKAINTLDSMIGHRSERHEAFGWAAARIDDVANFIPARLTGFLFVLLAPRRSEALSCMTRDAGRHRSPNAGWPEAAMAGALGVRLSGPRIYHGSATNEPWLNEGARDPLAADISEGLTVYRRAMLLLAGVLAVLAFA; encoded by the coding sequence GTGGGCTTTGCGGGCGCGATGGTGGTGGCGATGGCGGTGGATGCCCTGCTGGGCTGGCCGTCATGGCTGTTCGCGCGGATCGGCCATCCCGTGACCTGGCTCGGCCGGCTGATCGCCGCCGTCGATACCGCCTGGAATCGCGCGTCCGATCCACCGGCGCTTCGCCGCGCCGCGGGCATCGCCGGGGCGCTCGTGGTGATTGCGCTCGCGGTCGCGCTTGGCTGGGTGCTTCAGTCCTTGCTTCCCTCTGGCTGGATTCAGATCGTGCTGGTGGGCGTCCTGGCGTGGCCGCTGGTCGCTTTGCGCTCGCTGCATGATCATGTGGCTGCCGTGGCGGCACCCTTGCAGGCCGGTGACATCGCCGCTGCGCGCGAAGCGGTCTCGCGCATCGTCGGCCGCGATCCCGCCGCGCTCGATGAAGCCGGCATCGCGCGCGCGGCGATCGAGAGCCTCGCCGAGAACGCTTCCGACGGCATCGTCGCGCCGGTGTTCTGGGGCGCGTTGTTCGGCCTGCCCGGTATTTTGGGCTACAAGGCCATCAATACGCTGGATTCCATGATCGGCCATCGCAGCGAACGGCATGAAGCCTTCGGCTGGGCCGCCGCTCGCATCGACGATGTCGCGAACTTCATTCCGGCGCGCCTGACCGGATTCTTGTTCGTGCTGCTGGCGCCGCGGCGATCGGAGGCGCTGTCGTGCATGACGCGGGACGCCGGCCGCCATCGCTCGCCCAACGCCGGCTGGCCGGAGGCGGCGATGGCCGGTGCGCTTGGTGTGCGCCTCAGCGGTCCCCGCATCTATCACGGCAGCGCCACCAACGAGCCGTGGCTCAACGAAGGCGCGCGTGATCCGCTCGCCGCCGACATCAGCGAGGGATTGACGGTCTACCGCCGCGCCATGCTGCTGCTCGCCGGTGTGCTTGCGGTCCTTGCCTTTGCGTGA
- the cobD gene encoding threonine-phosphate decarboxylase CobD, producing MREHGGNLDLAQQRFGGRAEDWIDLSTGINRLAYPVGEVSARAWSALPSRAEIDALHQAARHAYRTSAPIVALGGAQAAIQLLPQLAPRGRASILAPTYNEYAGVLSAAGWDVQEVSELDAMAGADLAIVVNPNNPDGRCLAPSDLLALLPRVGRLVVDESFADAVPQLSLASQADRQGLLILRSFGKFFGLAGLRLGFALGNAADVAKLAAASGPWPVSGAAIAIGSRALRDDAWAAATSARLARDCVRLDEMAREQGWALVGGTSLFRLYETRDALAAQEKLARGQIWSRVFARNPTWLRLGLPGSEAEWSRLAEVLAR from the coding sequence ATGCGCGAGCACGGTGGAAATCTCGATCTGGCCCAGCAGCGTTTTGGCGGGCGCGCGGAGGACTGGATCGACCTGTCGACCGGGATCAACCGGCTAGCTTATCCCGTGGGCGAGGTGAGCGCGCGCGCATGGAGCGCGCTGCCGTCGCGCGCCGAGATCGACGCATTGCATCAGGCCGCGCGGCATGCCTATCGCACGAGCGCGCCGATCGTCGCGCTTGGCGGCGCTCAGGCCGCCATTCAATTGTTGCCGCAGCTGGCACCGCGGGGCCGCGCGAGCATCTTGGCTCCGACCTACAACGAGTATGCCGGGGTGTTGTCGGCCGCGGGCTGGGATGTCCAGGAGGTCAGCGAGCTCGACGCGATGGCCGGCGCGGACCTCGCCATCGTCGTCAATCCCAACAATCCCGATGGCCGGTGTCTTGCTCCGAGCGATTTGCTCGCATTGCTTCCGCGCGTCGGCCGTCTCGTCGTCGACGAGAGCTTTGCCGATGCGGTACCGCAGCTTTCGCTTGCATCACAGGCGGATCGGCAGGGGTTGCTGATCCTGCGCTCGTTTGGAAAATTCTTTGGCCTTGCCGGCCTGCGGCTGGGCTTTGCACTTGGCAATGCGGCCGACGTCGCGAAGCTCGCGGCGGCCTCGGGGCCATGGCCGGTCTCGGGCGCAGCGATCGCGATCGGCAGCCGCGCGTTGCGCGACGATGCCTGGGCGGCGGCCACATCAGCTCGGCTTGCGCGTGACTGTGTTCGCCTCGACGAGATGGCACGAGAACAAGGCTGGGCGCTGGTTGGCGGCACGTCGTTGTTTCGTCTCTATGAGACGCGCGACGCGCTTGCCGCGCAGGAGAAACTCGCGCGCGGCCAGATCTGGTCGCGCGTCTTCGCGCGGAACCCGACATGGCTGCGCCTCGGACTTCCCGGCAGCGAGGCCGAATGGTCGCGCCTTGCCGAGGTCCTAGCGCGCTAG
- a CDS encoding cobyric acid synthase has translation MARALMIQGAGSDVGKSLIVAGLARAFTRRGLRVLPFKPQNMSNNAAVTVDGGEIGRAQALQALAAGVEPHTDMNPVLLKPETDVGAQVIVHGKRIATARAREYAAMKPSLMGAVLESFERLKTRADLVLVEGAGSPAEVNLRKADIANMGFARKADVPVVLVGDIDRGGVIAQLVGIKTVIDPDDAAMIQGFVINKFRGDPTLFDDGYRLIEQKTAWRGLGVLPWFARAGELPAEDALGLSDARKPGQCKIACLALSRIANFDDLDPLKLEANVDLVMVRPGDAIPGDVRLVIIPGSKSTRGDLAFLRAQGWDIDLLAHHRRGGHVLGLCGGYQMLGRSVADPDGIEGPAGDTPGLGLLDVETVMSPQKTLTRVAAVHAATDQPIDAYEIHIGRTDGPDRARPFATLDGEPEGAISSDGRVQGSYLHGLFTSDDFRRAFLARLDIPAGNEPYHARVESALDALADHIEKHLDVEGLLALAR, from the coding sequence ATGGCGCGTGCGCTGATGATCCAGGGAGCCGGCTCGGACGTGGGCAAGTCGCTCATCGTCGCCGGTCTCGCGCGCGCTTTCACGCGGCGCGGCCTGCGCGTGCTCCCGTTCAAGCCGCAGAACATGTCGAACAACGCGGCCGTCACCGTCGATGGCGGCGAGATCGGCCGCGCCCAGGCGTTGCAGGCCCTCGCCGCCGGCGTCGAGCCGCACACCGACATGAACCCGGTGCTGCTGAAGCCCGAGACCGATGTCGGCGCGCAAGTGATCGTCCACGGAAAGCGCATCGCGACCGCGCGGGCGCGCGAATACGCGGCGATGAAGCCGTCGCTGATGGGCGCCGTGCTTGAGAGCTTCGAGCGGCTGAAGACGCGCGCAGATCTGGTGCTGGTCGAGGGCGCCGGCAGTCCGGCCGAGGTGAATTTGCGCAAGGCCGACATCGCCAATATGGGCTTTGCGCGCAAGGCCGACGTGCCGGTGGTGCTGGTCGGCGACATCGATCGCGGCGGCGTCATCGCCCAGCTCGTCGGCATCAAGACGGTGATCGACCCCGATGATGCCGCCATGATCCAGGGCTTTGTCATCAACAAGTTCCGCGGCGATCCCACGCTGTTCGACGACGGCTACAGGTTGATCGAGCAGAAGACTGCTTGGCGCGGCCTTGGCGTGCTGCCCTGGTTCGCGCGCGCCGGCGAGCTGCCGGCCGAGGATGCGCTGGGCCTCAGCGATGCGCGCAAGCCGGGCCAATGCAAGATCGCCTGCCTCGCGCTGTCGCGGATCGCCAATTTCGACGACCTCGATCCGCTCAAGCTCGAGGCGAACGTCGATCTCGTGATGGTGCGTCCGGGCGACGCGATTCCCGGCGACGTCCGCCTCGTCATCATTCCCGGCTCGAAATCCACCCGCGGCGATCTCGCCTTCTTGCGCGCTCAGGGCTGGGACATCGATCTGCTTGCACATCACCGCAGGGGCGGCCATGTGCTCGGCCTCTGCGGCGGCTATCAGATGCTCGGACGCAGCGTTGCGGACCCGGATGGAATCGAAGGCCCCGCAGGCGACACACCGGGCCTCGGACTTCTGGACGTGGAAACGGTGATGAGCCCGCAGAAGACGCTGACGCGTGTTGCGGCCGTACATGCCGCGACGGATCAGCCGATCGACGCCTACGAAATCCACATCGGCCGCACTGACGGGCCGGATCGCGCCCGCCCGTTCGCGACGCTGGATGGCGAGCCGGAAGGCGCGATATCAAGTGATGGCCGCGTGCAGGGCAGCTATCTGCACGGCCTCTTCACATCGGATGACTTCCGCAGGGCGTTTTTGGCCAGGCTCGATATTCCCGCGGGCAACGAGCCGTATCATGCGAGGGTCGAAAGCGCGCTCGACGCCCTCGCCGACCACATCGAAAAGCATCTCGATGTCGAAGGCCTGCTCGCGCTAGCGCGCTAG
- a CDS encoding DUF1636 domain-containing protein, with protein MTVTLHVCITCRAGETPGEGEATPGKRLHGAILDAGVPDGVNVVPVECLSACSQGCSVALSAPGRWSYVYGRLSDANARDVVAGAAAYAAAPDGLVPWRSRPEIFRKQSLARIPPIAVVPEAAE; from the coding sequence ATGACCGTCACACTTCACGTCTGTATCACCTGCCGTGCCGGCGAGACGCCTGGCGAGGGCGAGGCGACGCCCGGCAAGCGCCTGCATGGTGCGATCCTCGACGCCGGCGTGCCCGACGGTGTCAATGTGGTTCCCGTTGAATGCCTGTCGGCATGCAGCCAGGGGTGCTCGGTCGCGCTCAGCGCGCCCGGCCGCTGGTCCTATGTCTATGGCCGTCTGTCGGACGCGAACGCGCGCGACGTGGTCGCCGGCGCCGCGGCCTATGCGGCCGCGCCTGACGGTCTCGTGCCCTGGCGCAGCCGCCCGGAAATATTCCGCAAGCAATCGCTTGCCCGCATTCCCCCCATTGCCGTCGTGCCGGAGGCCGCTGAATGA
- a CDS encoding ShlB/FhaC/HecB family hemolysin secretion/activation protein gives MRIWGAALGVGLAACCMASARAQSINPGVIQNDIDRQRRQLEQQSAPPKLTGPAVIGPEREKSQLLKPGGPKFRLRKVEFESSKFITPAELDEIAKKYVGKNVDIAALLQLVADINAIYTERGIVTGIATLPDQDAKGGVVRIKLTEGRLQKTTIEGNKQTRADYILQRVREPEGEVLDVPKLNRDVIWFNRTNDVQIKALLQPGTSFGLTDLQFAVIEPPIDTLQLFTDNQGVENTGRWEGGAFYKRHGLFGVDDRLTFYGVRSDGNLNGNVAYSIPVNPWGGRAGVSYTEGKIKIIQGPFVALDVTGRSSQAAVNFSQPVWVTQDWLVLLNAALTEGKTVSRFATVAVTDDHYDKTTAGVSVTKSGNTYSITVSPAVNYIAWHDYVLGNNRAFNTYTGSLLATSAAGPANFSANVLASWQYTQEKLLPGDQIFSIGGPTTVRGYPSNSASGDSGYYFNAELHYNWSQWLKGFDTYIFTDWGGVYSTFPGVTELASVGIGFSWTYASFMTFEANYATPLKMAVSTQNHYEAYGRVIFRPLLMFEKPQSPAPVAAVAGRSRS, from the coding sequence ATGCGGATTTGGGGGGCAGCGCTAGGGGTCGGGCTTGCAGCTTGCTGCATGGCGTCCGCGCGCGCCCAGTCGATCAATCCCGGCGTGATCCAGAACGACATCGACCGGCAACGCCGCCAGCTCGAACAACAGAGCGCGCCGCCAAAACTCACCGGTCCGGCGGTGATCGGCCCCGAGCGCGAGAAATCCCAGCTGCTGAAGCCGGGCGGGCCGAAATTCCGCCTGCGCAAGGTCGAGTTCGAGTCCTCCAAATTCATCACGCCGGCGGAGCTGGACGAGATCGCGAAGAAATATGTCGGCAAGAACGTCGACATCGCCGCGCTGTTGCAGCTCGTCGCCGACATCAACGCGATCTACACCGAGCGCGGCATCGTCACGGGCATCGCAACGCTGCCGGACCAGGATGCCAAGGGTGGGGTCGTCCGCATCAAGCTGACCGAAGGCCGGCTCCAGAAGACGACCATCGAGGGCAACAAGCAGACCCGCGCCGACTACATCCTCCAGCGCGTTAGGGAGCCCGAAGGCGAGGTCCTCGACGTTCCAAAACTCAATCGCGACGTGATCTGGTTCAACCGCACCAACGACGTGCAGATCAAGGCGCTGCTCCAGCCCGGTACGAGCTTCGGCCTCACCGACCTCCAGTTCGCGGTGATCGAGCCGCCGATCGACACCTTGCAGCTCTTCACCGACAACCAGGGCGTCGAGAACACCGGGCGCTGGGAGGGCGGGGCCTTCTACAAGCGCCACGGCCTGTTCGGCGTCGACGACCGCCTGACCTTCTACGGCGTCCGCTCCGACGGCAATCTCAACGGCAACGTTGCCTACAGCATCCCGGTCAATCCCTGGGGCGGCCGCGCCGGCGTCAGCTACACCGAGGGCAAGATCAAGATCATCCAGGGACCGTTCGTCGCGCTCGACGTCACCGGACGCTCGAGCCAGGCCGCGGTCAATTTCAGCCAGCCGGTCTGGGTGACGCAGGACTGGCTGGTGCTGCTCAACGCCGCCTTGACCGAGGGCAAGACGGTCAGCCGATTCGCCACGGTCGCCGTCACCGACGATCACTACGACAAGACGACGGCGGGTGTTTCAGTGACCAAGTCCGGCAACACCTATTCGATCACGGTGTCGCCGGCGGTGAACTACATCGCATGGCACGATTACGTGCTCGGCAACAACCGCGCGTTCAACACCTATACCGGTTCGCTGCTCGCGACCAGCGCCGCAGGGCCGGCGAATTTCAGCGCCAATGTGCTGGCGAGCTGGCAGTACACGCAGGAGAAGCTGCTGCCGGGCGACCAGATCTTCTCGATCGGCGGCCCCACCACCGTGCGCGGCTATCCCTCCAACTCGGCGTCCGGCGACAGCGGCTACTATTTCAACGCCGAGCTGCACTACAACTGGTCGCAATGGCTGAAAGGTTTCGACACCTACATCTTCACCGATTGGGGCGGAGTGTATTCGACCTTCCCCGGGGTCACCGAACTTGCCTCGGTCGGCATCGGCTTCTCCTGGACTTACGCCTCGTTCATGACGTTCGAGGCGAACTACGCGACGCCGCTGAAGATGGCGGTCTCGACCCAGAACCATTACGAGGCCTATGGCCGCGTCATCTTCCGGCCGCTGTTGATGTTCGAGAAGCCGCAAAGCCCCGCGCCCGTGGCGGCCGTTGCCGGCAGAAGCAGGTCGTAG
- the cobS gene encoding adenosylcobinamide-GDP ribazoletransferase, with the protein MIPRAELFKDIVADLRMAASFVTILPVASSKPAGDGAVARATWALPVAGLLVGLAGALVYKIASRFGLTPNLAALLALATTALITGTLHEDGLADTADGLGGGRTRERKLEIMRDSRIGTYGVCALILSFGLRWSALAAIASPWAVGLALCAAHAAARAGVPAFMSLVPPARPDGLSASAGVPPGRSVAIAFAVGTLVLALALGPGKALVGLILLSLAGLLLARLAIRQIGGQTGDILGAFEQIGEILILLVAASFRMGG; encoded by the coding sequence ATGATCCCGCGCGCCGAACTGTTCAAAGACATCGTCGCCGATCTCAGGATGGCGGCGTCGTTCGTCACGATCTTGCCGGTGGCATCCTCGAAGCCCGCGGGCGACGGCGCCGTCGCGCGGGCGACCTGGGCGCTTCCCGTCGCTGGACTGCTGGTCGGCCTTGCCGGCGCCCTGGTCTACAAGATCGCCAGCCGGTTCGGGCTGACACCGAACCTTGCCGCCCTGCTCGCGCTTGCGACGACCGCCCTCATCACGGGCACGCTGCACGAAGACGGCCTTGCCGACACCGCCGACGGGCTCGGCGGCGGCCGCACGCGCGAGCGCAAGCTCGAGATCATGCGCGACAGCCGGATCGGCACTTACGGCGTCTGCGCGCTGATCCTGTCGTTCGGCCTGCGCTGGAGCGCACTCGCGGCGATCGCTAGTCCCTGGGCCGTCGGGCTGGCGCTCTGCGCGGCGCATGCCGCGGCGCGCGCGGGCGTGCCGGCCTTCATGTCGCTGGTCCCGCCGGCGCGGCCGGACGGGCTTTCGGCGAGCGCAGGAGTGCCACCGGGCCGCAGCGTCGCCATTGCCTTCGCTGTTGGAACGCTCGTCCTCGCACTGGCGCTCGGGCCGGGCAAGGCGCTGGTCGGGCTGATCCTGCTGTCGCTCGCCGGCCTGCTGCTGGCGCGGCTTGCCATCCGCCAGATCGGCGGACAGACCGGCGACATCCTGGGTGCGTTCGAGCAGATCGGCGAGATCCTCATTCTGCTGGTGGCGGCGTCCTTCCGGATGGGAGGCTGA